CGGGTCGCCAGGCTCTGGCCCAGCTCACTTTGTACGCGCTCGCGCTCCGCCTCTTCCGGTTCAATAAGATCGACCCAAACCGAAGAAACCAGATCTTCCGGCGTATCTTCCAGTTCCAGACGGGTAAGGCGGCTGTGATCCAGTTTAAAAGCGCTCAGCATAGCTGTACTCCCAATTTGTCATTCAAACGGGACAATACGCCAGAACACAGAAACCTGAGTTTCAGTCAGTGATAAACGCTAACTCGCGCGACGGGGAAAGAGGTCGCTGACAACCGCAAAGGCTACCAGCATAAGAGGATGGCCTTAGGGGTTGTACCTGTTGATAAGGTGATTGAGCCAGCATCGACTGGGAGTGTCCAAGGCGAAAGTCCTCTTAGGGTAATCGTGCGCGCATGTTACGCTGAGACGAAAAAGGCGTCAAGCGCAGCCGGACGCCATCATCAAACGTCTGACCAGGTGACAGCCAGACGTTAGCACACCGCATCTCATCGCCGGATTAACGTAGCCAGCGACAAAACACGGTGCCGAATAAGCGGCTGAAATTATACTGCTTCAAGGCGCGCATAGGCGGCTACCAGCCACTTGATGCCCTGTCCCTGAAAAGCGACCTGCAAACGACTGTGCCCGCCGCTGCCTTCCAGATTGATAATCGTACCTTCGCCAAATTTAGCGTGGCGCACGCGCTGGCCCAACGTAAAGCCGCTGTCATTCTGCGCCATTGGCGTTCCCATACGCTGATGATTAACCGGACGGCTAACGCTGGCGCGCAGGCGTACTTCATCAACGCACTCTTCCGGCAGCTCGCCGATAAAGCGCGACGGGCGATGATAAACCTCTTTGCCGTACAGGCGGCGAGTTTCCGCGTAGGTCAGCGTCAGCTTTTTCATCGCACGAGTAACGCCGACATAGGCAAGACGACGCTCTTCCTCCAGCCTGCCGCCTTCATCAAGCGACATCTGGCTGGGAAACATTCCCTCTTCCATGCCGACGATGAATACCTGGCTAAACTCCAGCCCTTTCGCCGCGTGCATGGTCATCAGCTGTACCGCATCCTGCCATTTATCCGCCTGGCCTTCTCCCGCCTCCAGCGCAGCGTGCGACAGGAAGGCCTGTAACGGCATCAGATCTTCGTCTTCTTCCTGGTAGCTGTACTGCCGCGTGGCGTTGACCAGCTCCTCTAAGTTTTCGATACGCGCCTGGCCTTTTTCGCCCTTCTCCTGCTCATACATCAGCCACAGCCCGGAATCTTTGATCACCCGGTCGGTCTGCACGTGCAGCGGCAGTTCGGCAGTTTCCTGTGCCAGCGAATCCACCAGTTCGGTAAAGCGTTGCAGCGCAGCGGCGGCACGTCCGGCCAGCGCTTTCTCCTGCAACAGCGCGCGGCTTGCCTGCCATAGCGTCAGCTGACGATCGCGTGATGCCTGGCGCACTACATCAAGCGTGCGATCGCCGATGCCGCGCGTTGGCGTATTAACCACGCGCTCAAACGCCGCGTCATCGTTGCGGTTGGCAATCAGGCGCAGATAGGCCAGCGCATCCTTGATTTCCTGACGTTCAAAGAAGCGCATGCCGCCATAGATACGGTACGGCATGCTGGCCTGCAACAGCGCCTCTTCCAGCACACGCGACTGGGCGTTGCTGCGATAGAGGATAGCGCAGTCGTTCAGCGCACCGCCGTTCTCCTGCCAGACTTTAATGCGGTTGACGACGAAACGTGCCTCATCCAGTTCATTGAAAGCGCAATAAAGCGAAATTGGATCGCCGTCGCTGCCGTCAGTCCACAGCTCTTTACCGAGGCGTCCATTATTATTGGCAATCAGGGCGTTAGCCGCTTTCAGAATGTTATTGGTTGAGCGATAGTTTTGCTCAAGGCGAATGGTTTCTGCCCCAGGAAAATCGTTCAGGAAACGCTGGATGTTTTCTACCTGCGCACCGCGCCAACCATAAATAGACTGATCGTCATCACCAACGATCATCACCCGGTTACCGTCACCAGCCAGCAGGCGAATCCAGGCGTACTGGATGCTGTTGGTATCCTGAAACTCATCCACCAGGATGTTGGTAAAGCGTTCGCGATAGTGATTAAGGATGTGCGGTTTATTGAGCCACAGCTCATGAGCGCGCAGCAGCAGTTCGGCAAAATCGACCAGCCCGGCGCGATCGCACGCTTCCTGATAGGCCTGATAGATACGCAGCCAGGTTTGTTCAACCGGGTTGTTGTAGCTTTCAATATGCTGCGGACGCAGGCCATCATCTTTCTTGCCGTTGATGTACCACATCGCCTGGCGCGCAGGCCACTGCTTATCATCCAGATTCATCGCTTTGATCAGGCGCTTCAGCAGGCGCAGCTGATCTTCACTGTCGAGAATTTGAAAATCCTGCGGCAGGCCCGCGTCAAGATGGTGTGCACGCAGCAGACGGTGCGCCAGGCCGTGAAACGTCCCGATCCACATGCCGCCCTGACTGGTGCCGATCAGCTGTTCAATACGATGGCGCATTTCCGCTGCGGCCTTGTTGGTAAAGGTGACCGCCATAATCGAATAGGGCGAGCAGTTCTCTACCGTTAGCAGCCAGGCGATACGATGCACCAGCACGCGTGTCTTGCCGCTGCCCGCGCCCGCCAGCACCAGCAGGTTGTTGCGCGGTGCCGCAACGGCCTCGCGCTGTTTATTATTCAGGCTGTTTAGCAGGTCAGAAACGTCCATAAGCACCGTCAGTCAGGAAAATGCACCAGTGAAGCCACTGGATATTTGTACAGAAGATTATAACAACGCGGTCAGCGATGCCAACTGCGTAATTTCAACATGCGGCAGCAGCCGCGCATCCGGGATATGCATCAGATTACCCGCACGCAGGTTGATCCAGCACGCCTGCATACCGCAGCGTACCGCGCCAGCCACATCAGTAGTGAGATCATCGCCAACGTGGAGGATGTTTTCCGGCGCAATAGCCAGCCGCTGCGCCGCCAGGTGATACATGTCTTCAAAAGGTTTGGCGCGCCCATGCGGGCCCGCTCGCAGCACAAACTGAAAATAGCGATCGAGGCCGAACAGATGTGGCTCCGCGTTACCGTTAGTAATTGCGACCAGCGGCACTTTCTCCGCTAACGCGGCCAGCGTGTCATGCGTTTCCTGCGGCACGCTGATCTGGCTACGCCAGTGGGCGAAAACCTCCATTACTTTATCCGCGCCTTCCCGCGCTTCATCAGAAGAAAGGCCGACATTCAGCATCGCCTGTTCAACGGTACGCCGTCGCCATTCGGTGACGTCATGATAGATATCTGGCTCCTGGGCCAGCAGCTGATCCCGCAGCTGTTGATAAGCTTCGGTAGAGAAACCGCTCAGCTCCGGGTGATAGCCCTGCAAGAAGCGGTGCGATTCCACCGTGGTTTTAATGATCACCGGATGATTATCATACAGCGTATCATCCAGATCGAACGTGATCGCGTTGATCGGCCTGAGCCGACGATAAAAATGCATCAGGATTTCCCTCGTTTGGCGCGCGGATGCGCCGCATCATACACCGACGCCAGGTGTTGAAAGTCGAGATGGGTATAAATTTGCGTGGTCGAGAGGCTGGCATGGCCCAGCAGCTCCTGAACTGCACGCAGATCGCCGCTGGATTCCAGCACATGCGTGGCAAACGAGTGGCGCAGCTTATGCGGATGAATATGGCTGCTGGTGCCCTGCTTTACGCCCCACTCGGCAAAGCGTTTCTGTACGTTGCGCTGTGAAATGCGCCGTCCTTCTTTCGAGATAAACAGCGCATCGCTCTCCGGCGCAAAAAATTCACGCAGCGCCAGCCACTTCTTCACCCACTCTACTGCGGTACGACCAATCGGCAGACGGCGCTCTTTACTGCCCTTCCCCGTGACCCATACTTCGCCTGCCTCAAGATCGAGATGACGGCAGTCAATACCCACCAGTTCAGAAAGACGCAGCCCGGCGCCATACATCACTTCCATCATGGTACGATCGCGCACCGCCAGCGGATCGCTCTGGTCAATATCCAGCAGCTGATTCACTTCATCGACGTCGATATTTTTCGGCAGATGACGTGCGGCGCGCGGGGCAGAAACGCCCTTCGCCGGATTCGCCTTCAGCGCGCCCTGGCTAACCATCCAGTCAAGAAAGCTGCGCAGTGCGGAGAGTCGCAGCGCCAGGCTGGCAGGCTGCAACCCGGCGCGACGGCTACGGGCCACCAGCGAACGGACGTGGGCAGGCTCCAGCCGCGACCAGTCGGCAATCTTCAGTTCATCCAGCAGCTGAATCACCGTATCAAGCTGGCGCGCATAGTTTTTATGCGTTAACGGGCTAAGCTGACGCTCTACCTTTAAGTAGCGCAGAAAGCCCTCGACGGCGGCCCGCAGCGGAAGCGCTTCACTCATGCACGCGCCACCCAGCGGCCCAGCAGTTCCGGCAGCATCAGCGCCAGATAGTGCAGTAATAGCGTGCCCTGGCCGGGCTGATAATGATGCGTATCGCGGCTGCTGAAAATCAGCACGCCCAGTTCACCGCGCTCGCCAAACAGCGACATCGCCACCGATCCTACCGAACGCGCCTGCGGCAACAGCAACAGCAGTTCCGGCCCGTTAAGCGAACCAAGATAATGCTGCGCTTTACCAAGCCGCTGAATACGCACCGGCTCGAACGCCTGGCGCGACAGCGCCAGCTGCGTAAAACTGGAAGGTGCCCCCAGCCGCCAGCGATCGCTGAACAAGCGCACATCAGCGCTTGCCAGGCCCAGATCGCGCGCCCAGCGTTGCAGCCGGTTAAGCATCTCCTGCAAAGACGATGCTGAAGCTAAATGGCCCTGCAAACTTAACAGCCGATCGAAAAGCTGATGGTTTGCCGAAGCCTGTTCCATCAGCTGGGTAATTTCGTTTTCCAGCTGATGAATATGATTGCGCTGACGCGCCATATGCCATTCTACCAGCGAAACAGTACCGCGCACCGGGTGCGGCACCGCCATCTGTTCAACCTGCCGCGCATGACGAATAAAGAAATCTGGATGTTGCAGCAGATAATCACATACCGCTTCGTCATCCAGCACCAGCTCAGCGGTGGTCTGTTCTTCGACCTGTTTCATAAATGAATAAACCCATCATAAACATGCGTGGCCGGTCCGGTCATATAGAGTGGATGACCCGGCCCTTTCCAGGCGATATGCAGCGTGCCGCCCGGCAGATCGACGCGGACTTTTTCCGCCAGCAACCCCTGTTGGATGCCGCTGGCTACCGCTGCACAAGCTCCGCTGCCACACGCCTGCGTTTCACCTGCGCCGCGCTCATAGACGCGCAGGCGAATATGTTCAGGACTCACCACTTCCATAAAGCCCACGTTTACCCGTTCCGGGAAACGCTCATGGCTCTCCAGAATCGGCCCCAGGGTTTCCACCGCCGCCGTTTTGATGCTGGCGACCTGAATGACGCAGTGCGGATTTCCCATCGAGACCACGCCGAACATAAGGGTTTGTTCCGCAACACGCAGCAGATAGAGGCTTTCCGCCTTGTTGGCGCGAAACGGCACCTGTTGCGGTTCAAAATTCGGTTCACCCATATTCACCCGCACCAGCTCATCGCCAGTAACGCTGAGCACCATGCGTCCGGTTTG
The sequence above is a segment of the Mixta intestinalis genome. Coding sequences within it:
- the yigB gene encoding 5-amino-6-(5-phospho-D-ribitylamino)uracil phosphatase YigB, whose amino-acid sequence is MHFYRRLRPINAITFDLDDTLYDNHPVIIKTTVESHRFLQGYHPELSGFSTEAYQQLRDQLLAQEPDIYHDVTEWRRRTVEQAMLNVGLSSDEAREGADKVMEVFAHWRSQISVPQETHDTLAALAEKVPLVAITNGNAEPHLFGLDRYFQFVLRAGPHGRAKPFEDMYHLAAQRLAIAPENILHVGDDLTTDVAGAVRCGMQACWINLRAGNLMHIPDARLLPHVEITQLASLTALL
- the xerC gene encoding tyrosine recombinase XerC produces the protein MSEALPLRAAVEGFLRYLKVERQLSPLTHKNYARQLDTVIQLLDELKIADWSRLEPAHVRSLVARSRRAGLQPASLALRLSALRSFLDWMVSQGALKANPAKGVSAPRAARHLPKNIDVDEVNQLLDIDQSDPLAVRDRTMMEVMYGAGLRLSELVGIDCRHLDLEAGEVWVTGKGSKERRLPIGRTAVEWVKKWLALREFFAPESDALFISKEGRRISQRNVQKRFAEWGVKQGTSSHIHPHKLRHSFATHVLESSGDLRAVQELLGHASLSTTQIYTHLDFQHLASVYDAAHPRAKRGKS
- a CDS encoding DUF484 domain-containing protein; the encoded protein is MKQVEEQTTAELVLDDEAVCDYLLQHPDFFIRHARQVEQMAVPHPVRGTVSLVEWHMARQRNHIHQLENEITQLMEQASANHQLFDRLLSLQGHLASASSLQEMLNRLQRWARDLGLASADVRLFSDRWRLGAPSSFTQLALSRQAFEPVRIQRLGKAQHYLGSLNGPELLLLLPQARSVGSVAMSLFGERGELGVLIFSSRDTHHYQPGQGTLLLHYLALMLPELLGRWVARA
- the uvrD gene encoding DNA helicase II, with the translated sequence MDVSDLLNSLNNKQREAVAAPRNNLLVLAGAGSGKTRVLVHRIAWLLTVENCSPYSIMAVTFTNKAAAEMRHRIEQLIGTSQGGMWIGTFHGLAHRLLRAHHLDAGLPQDFQILDSEDQLRLLKRLIKAMNLDDKQWPARQAMWYINGKKDDGLRPQHIESYNNPVEQTWLRIYQAYQEACDRAGLVDFAELLLRAHELWLNKPHILNHYRERFTNILVDEFQDTNSIQYAWIRLLAGDGNRVMIVGDDDQSIYGWRGAQVENIQRFLNDFPGAETIRLEQNYRSTNNILKAANALIANNNGRLGKELWTDGSDGDPISLYCAFNELDEARFVVNRIKVWQENGGALNDCAILYRSNAQSRVLEEALLQASMPYRIYGGMRFFERQEIKDALAYLRLIANRNDDAAFERVVNTPTRGIGDRTLDVVRQASRDRQLTLWQASRALLQEKALAGRAAAALQRFTELVDSLAQETAELPLHVQTDRVIKDSGLWLMYEQEKGEKGQARIENLEELVNATRQYSYQEEDEDLMPLQAFLSHAALEAGEGQADKWQDAVQLMTMHAAKGLEFSQVFIVGMEEGMFPSQMSLDEGGRLEEERRLAYVGVTRAMKKLTLTYAETRRLYGKEVYHRPSRFIGELPEECVDEVRLRASVSRPVNHQRMGTPMAQNDSGFTLGQRVRHAKFGEGTIINLEGSGGHSRLQVAFQGQGIKWLVAAYARLEAV
- the dapF gene encoding diaminopimelate epimerase yields the protein MQFSKMHGLGNDFMVVDAVTQNVYFSPELIRRLADRHLGIGFDQLLIVEPPYDPDLDFHYRIFNADGSEVAQCGNGARCFARFVRLKGLTNKSDIRVSTQTGRMVLSVTGDELVRVNMGEPNFEPQQVPFRANKAESLYLLRVAEQTLMFGVVSMGNPHCVIQVASIKTAAVETLGPILESHERFPERVNVGFMEVVSPEHIRLRVYERGAGETQACGSGACAAVASGIQQGLLAEKVRVDLPGGTLHIAWKGPGHPLYMTGPATHVYDGFIHL
- the ysgD gene encoding YsgD/CorL family protein, with protein sequence MDTPSRCWLNHLINRYNP